CCATTTCTGCCGGTGCTTTGATCGCTATTGCGGCCGATAAGATATACATGAGGGAAGGCGCCAGTATTGGTGCGGCTACTGTTGTCAATCAAACCGGTGAAGCCGTACCGGATAAATACCAGTCATTTATGCGATCGATGATGCGTGCTACCGCAGAAGCACACGGCAAGGATACGATCATCACTGGAAAAGACACGGTATACCGTTGGAAACGTGATCCAAAGATTGCCGAAGCAATGGTTGATCCTACAGTCTCCGTAAAAGGACTGATTGATTCCACCAAGGTACTGACAATGACTGTTGAGGAGGCTATAAAGGTCGGTTATTGCGAGGGGAAAGTAGAAAAAATTGAAGATATCTTGGCAATCAATCAGATAGCTGATTATGAGGTAACACGCCATATCCTTACTCCTTTGGAGAAAGTGATTCATTTTTTACTCAATCCTTACCTGCAAAGCGTTCTGATCATGTTGATCATCGGGGGGATTTACTTTGAAATACAAACGCCTGGCATCGGATTCGCTATTGTGGTATCTATTGTTGCCGCCTTACTCTATTTTGCCCCCCTCTATCTTGAAGGAATAGCCAACCATTGGGAACTGGCGCTCTTTTTTACCGGGCTGGTATTAATAGCCGTGGAAATATTTGCACTTCCGGGATTCGGGGTTGCCGGCATTTCAGGTATCATATTGATGGTATTCGGGCTTAGCCTGGCAATGGTAGATAATATCGTTTTTGAATGGGACTTTTCATACGGGCTAAAGGCGATACTCAAATCCATAGCATTGGTGGTTGCTTCGGCAACTATCGCATTATTGCTTTCTATCTGGCTGGGAAAATTTTTCTTCCAAAACAGTAACCTGAAAAAAATCACACTACAGGCTGAACAGAAAAGCTCGGAAGGTTATGTTAGCTTTGATAACCTATCAAATATGGTAGGAATGACAGGTGTCGCCCGTTCGATACTTCGTCCCGGAGGAAAAATAGATATTGATGGCAGGTTATATGATGCCATATCTGAAATAGGTTATATCAATCCCGGTGAAAAAGTAAAAGTAATACGGTTTGAAACCG
The genomic region above belongs to Bacteroidales bacterium and contains:
- a CDS encoding nodulation protein NfeD, with protein sequence MSQSFYVRTSKYSIPFLRMSIVLLLCISSFRLEANDSIAIPSSNKDIVYIFDLKDEIGPSTWRTTMQSINQAVEMKARLIIIHMNTYGGLVDAADSIRTKILNCPIPIYVFIDNNAISAGALIAIAADKIYMREGASIGAATVVNQTGEAVPDKYQSFMRSMMRATAEAHGKDTIITGKDTVYRWKRDPKIAEAMVDPTVSVKGLIDSTKVLTMTVEEAIKVGYCEGKVEKIEDILAINQIADYEVTRHILTPLEKVIHFLLNPYLQSVLIMLIIGGIYFEIQTPGIGFAIVVSIVAALLYFAPLYLEGIANHWELALFFTGLVLIAVEIFALPGFGVAGISGIILMVFGLSLAMVDNIVFEWDFSYGLKAILKSIALVVASATIALLLSIWLGKFFFQNSNLKKITLQAEQKSSEGYVSFDNLSNMVGMTGVARSILRPGGKIDIDGRLYDAISEIGYINPGEKVKVIRFETGQLYVMKNG